Proteins encoded in a region of the Paenibacillus wynnii genome:
- a CDS encoding PIN/TRAM domain-containing protein: MWKKVILSFAGLCGGWFGYSLYHMAVNGFPAGMERLSAGLPVEGSIVFAMLGAIIFLFAGTLCAEWGGTKLQEAVLHTSRIPMNDLAAGVTGLIGGLLLSLLLYPSMTWMGTAGQLLQVVLTVACGYIGLRVSLAKKEELASLWTSGRWGPPVEPEGRGLEEHKILDTSVIIDGRIADICKTGFIEGTIVIPEFVLEELQHIADSSDLLKRNRGRRGLDILNKIQKELDVKVLIYEGDFEEISEVDSKLVKLAKVLRGKVVTNDFNLNKVCELQGVSVLNINDLANAVKPVVLPGEEIIVQVIKDGKEHGQGVAYLDDGTMIVVEGGREYIGTTMEVLVTSVLQTSAGRMIFAKPKLLEKAQ; encoded by the coding sequence ATGTGGAAAAAAGTAATATTGTCTTTTGCCGGATTGTGCGGGGGATGGTTCGGTTATTCGTTATACCATATGGCAGTAAACGGATTTCCTGCTGGAATGGAACGATTATCTGCGGGTCTGCCAGTGGAAGGAAGCATTGTGTTTGCGATGCTGGGTGCCATTATCTTTTTGTTTGCTGGAACTCTGTGCGCGGAATGGGGAGGAACAAAGCTCCAAGAGGCAGTCCTGCATACTTCTCGTATACCAATGAATGATTTGGCCGCGGGAGTAACGGGACTCATAGGAGGACTTTTGTTGTCGCTCCTGCTTTATCCTAGTATGACCTGGATGGGAACAGCGGGACAGCTGCTTCAGGTGGTTCTAACTGTAGCGTGCGGTTACATAGGGCTGCGTGTAAGTCTGGCAAAAAAAGAAGAATTAGCATCTTTATGGACAAGCGGACGTTGGGGTCCCCCTGTAGAGCCTGAAGGTCGCGGCTTGGAAGAACACAAAATTTTAGATACAAGTGTCATTATTGACGGGCGAATTGCCGACATCTGCAAGACGGGATTTATTGAGGGTACGATTGTCATTCCGGAATTCGTACTCGAAGAACTACAGCATATTGCCGATTCATCCGATTTGCTTAAGCGTAATCGCGGGCGGCGCGGGCTGGACATACTCAACAAAATCCAGAAAGAGTTGGATGTAAAAGTATTGATCTATGAAGGGGATTTCGAGGAAATTTCCGAGGTAGACAGCAAGTTGGTGAAGTTAGCCAAGGTTTTGCGCGGTAAAGTTGTTACAAATGACTTCAACCTCAACAAAGTATGCGAGCTGCAAGGGGTATCTGTTCTTAATATCAACGACCTTGCTAATGCTGTAAAGCCGGTTGTTCTGCCGGGTGAGGAAATTATAGTTCAGGTCATTAAAGACGGTAAGGAACATGGTCAAGGTGTTGCTTATCTAGATGATGGGACTATGATTGTAGTGGAAGGCGGACGTGAATACATCGGCACAACCATGGAGGTACTGGTTACAAGTGTTTTACAGACCTCTGCAGGCCGAATGATCTTCGCCAAACCGAAGCTATTGGAAAAAGCACAATAG
- a CDS encoding UvrB/UvrC motif-containing protein: MLCQECGVKQATLHFTKIVNGEKTEFHICESCAREKGELIPGTPGGFSIHSLLSGLLDLEGPGKEKSAASKIAQTQACVECGMTYSQFSKLGRFGCSSCYKYFNSGLDPLFKRVHGSTLHVGKIPKRAGAQIVVRRQIEEMKQELGISILQEEFEKAAELRDHIRRLEKEIAQE; this comes from the coding sequence ATGCTCTGTCAGGAATGCGGTGTCAAGCAAGCAACACTCCACTTCACCAAAATTGTGAATGGGGAGAAAACAGAATTTCATATTTGTGAGAGCTGTGCTCGAGAAAAGGGTGAATTAATTCCAGGAACCCCGGGAGGCTTTTCCATCCACAGTCTGCTGTCGGGATTGCTCGACCTGGAAGGCCCGGGCAAAGAAAAGTCAGCCGCATCCAAGATTGCACAAACGCAAGCCTGCGTGGAATGTGGTATGACTTATTCCCAGTTCAGTAAACTGGGGCGCTTCGGTTGCAGCTCCTGTTATAAATATTTTAACAGTGGTTTGGATCCTCTCTTCAAGAGGGTACACGGAAGCACCTTGCATGTCGGAAAAATCCCCAAACGAGCCGGTGCACAAATTGTGGTAAGGCGGCAGATTGAGGAAATGAAGCAGGAACTCGGAATAAGTATTTTGCAGGAAGAGTTCGAGAAGGCTGCCGAGCTTCGGGACCACATACGCCGACTTGAAAAAGAAATTGCACAAGAGTAA
- the pssA gene encoding CDP-diacylglycerol--serine O-phosphatidyltransferase, with translation MITKSIPSLFTIGNLMLGMFAIMMAFDGKLSMAAIMIIIAMLLDGLDGRVARALGVESEFGKELDSLSDVISFGAAPAFIMYVTSLNDLNPALAWTVTAIFPVFGALRLARFNVRPGIPGYFIGLPIPAAGGVLATLALFHNDVSAPFMIVATLLLSYLMVSTVKYPNFKKIGLPKKAVVGAPLVIVVAVAVAVVFPEQIAKLIFVLLALYALYGLKQNVDRMTARRRHRRRRRSEEKLYHSKNG, from the coding sequence ATGATAACAAAATCAATTCCGAGTCTGTTTACCATAGGTAATCTGATGCTTGGAATGTTTGCAATCATGATGGCGTTTGACGGTAAGCTCAGCATGGCCGCTATTATGATTATTATTGCAATGCTTTTAGACGGGCTGGATGGACGTGTCGCCCGCGCGCTTGGAGTGGAAAGTGAATTTGGCAAGGAGCTGGATTCTCTATCCGATGTTATTTCATTTGGCGCAGCACCTGCTTTTATTATGTATGTTACAAGCCTAAATGACTTGAATCCAGCTTTAGCTTGGACAGTAACTGCAATTTTCCCGGTTTTTGGAGCTTTACGCCTGGCCCGTTTTAACGTTCGGCCTGGGATTCCCGGGTATTTTATAGGTTTGCCGATTCCGGCTGCTGGTGGCGTGTTAGCGACATTAGCGCTGTTTCATAACGATGTTTCTGCCCCATTTATGATTGTTGCTACATTGCTTTTATCTTATCTGATGGTCAGCACTGTTAAATATCCAAATTTCAAAAAAATTGGATTACCCAAAAAGGCGGTTGTAGGTGCACCTTTAGTTATTGTAGTTGCGGTAGCAGTTGCAGTGGTTTTTCCTGAGCAAATTGCCAAGTTGATCTTTGTTCTTCTGGCTCTGTATGCCTTGTACGGTCTAAAGCAAAATGTGGATAGAATGACAGCCAGACGCCGTCACCGCCGCAGAAGACGTTCTGAAGAGAAGCTATATCACTCTAAGAACGGCTAA
- the disA gene encoding DNA integrity scanning diadenylate cyclase DisA, translating into MKEYNQLDNMNDLLRLAAPGTPFREGLENVLRAKTGALIVVGYSPEVMEVVDGGFSINCDFSPNYLYELAKMDGAIILSEDLKRILYANTQLIPDSSISSIETGIRHRTAERVAKQTGKLVVSISQRRNIITLYQGSIRYALKEIGAILAKANQAIQTLEKYKAVLTQGLTNLSASEYEGAVTVPEVVGVIQRVEMVLRIKMEIKRYINELGNEGRLISMQMEELVGNTEEEAWLLYRDYAREEEEEEIREIIAGLKRASDEELMDDNHIARLLGYSLTAVTSEEAVTPRGYRLLNKIPRLPNVIIHNLVERFEMLPNLMRASIAELDEVDGIGEVRARNIQDGLKRLQKQVLIDRQM; encoded by the coding sequence ATGAAAGAATACAACCAACTGGATAATATGAATGACTTGCTCAGGCTGGCAGCGCCTGGGACACCTTTTCGGGAGGGTCTGGAGAATGTGCTTCGCGCAAAGACTGGAGCACTGATTGTTGTCGGATATAGTCCGGAGGTGATGGAAGTTGTCGATGGCGGATTTTCCATTAACTGCGACTTTTCGCCCAACTACTTGTATGAGCTGGCCAAAATGGACGGAGCAATTATCCTTAGTGAAGATTTAAAGAGGATATTGTACGCCAATACACAGCTGATTCCGGATTCCTCGATTTCATCCATTGAAACGGGAATTCGTCACCGAACAGCAGAACGTGTAGCCAAACAAACGGGTAAACTAGTGGTATCCATTTCACAAAGGCGGAATATAATCACCTTATACCAGGGCTCTATCCGCTACGCACTGAAAGAAATCGGGGCCATTCTAGCGAAGGCAAATCAGGCCATCCAGACGCTTGAGAAATATAAAGCCGTCCTGACTCAAGGACTTACCAATCTGTCCGCGTCAGAGTATGAGGGAGCTGTGACTGTACCTGAAGTAGTGGGTGTGATCCAGCGTGTAGAAATGGTTCTTCGAATTAAGATGGAAATTAAGCGTTACATCAATGAGTTGGGCAATGAAGGCCGATTAATTAGCATGCAAATGGAAGAACTGGTTGGAAATACAGAGGAAGAAGCATGGCTTCTTTACAGAGACTATGCAAGAGAAGAGGAAGAAGAAGAGATTCGGGAAATTATTGCCGGACTAAAAAGAGCCAGTGATGAAGAACTGATGGACGACAACCATATCGCTCGTCTTTTAGGGTATTCTCTAACGGCTGTTACATCAGAGGAAGCGGTAACGCCACGGGGATATCGTCTTCTGAATAAGATACCGCGGCTGCCAAATGTCATCATTCATAATTTGGTGGAGCGTTTTGAAATGCTGCCGAATCTAATGCGGGCGAGCATAGCGGAACTGGATGAAGTGGATGGTATAGGGGAAGTTCGTGCACGCAACATTCAGGACGGACTAAAGCGATTGCAAAAGCAAGTTCTTATTGACAGACAAATGTAA
- the radA gene encoding DNA repair protein RadA — protein sequence MAKVKTKFQCTECGYESAKWLGKCPGCQAWNSMVEEVESSAVKTQGMNAPIFQSKEKAQSIINIESDKEPRILTGIGELNRVLGGGIVPGSLVLVGGDPGIGKSTLLLQTSHALTVQGLRVLYISGEESVRQTKLRADRLGALSAELYVLCETNMESIEEAIEQIKPQFLVIDSIQTVYMPEVTSAPGSVTQVRECTTRFMRIAKIRGIATVLVGHVTKEGAIAGPRLLEHMVDCVLYFEGERHHTYRLLRAVKNRFGSTNEIGIFEMGEIGLTEVDNPSELFLSERPLGVAGSTVVASMEGTRPILVELQALVASTHFPSPRRMCTGMDHQRMALIIAVLEKRMGMFLQNQDAYVNVAGGVKLDEPAIDLAVAISIASSFRDIPTKPFDVFFGEVGLTGEVRGVSRAEMRVKEAAKLGFRRVIMPEKSLKGWKHPKDIQIIGVSTVADALSVALD from the coding sequence ATGGCTAAAGTAAAAACTAAATTTCAATGCACGGAATGTGGTTATGAGTCGGCAAAATGGCTCGGTAAATGCCCGGGATGCCAGGCATGGAATTCCATGGTAGAGGAAGTAGAAAGCAGTGCCGTCAAAACCCAAGGAATGAATGCTCCTATATTTCAGAGTAAAGAAAAGGCGCAATCGATCATAAATATAGAAAGCGACAAGGAGCCTCGTATTCTTACCGGCATCGGAGAACTTAACCGTGTGCTCGGCGGAGGCATCGTTCCAGGCTCACTGGTGCTGGTAGGTGGAGATCCCGGCATCGGTAAATCGACACTGCTGCTGCAGACTTCGCATGCTCTGACTGTGCAAGGTTTGCGGGTCTTGTATATATCTGGTGAAGAGTCGGTACGCCAGACAAAGCTTCGAGCTGATCGTTTGGGTGCCCTTTCCGCTGAATTATACGTACTCTGTGAGACCAATATGGAAAGCATCGAGGAAGCAATTGAGCAGATTAAGCCTCAATTTCTTGTCATCGATTCCATACAAACAGTTTATATGCCGGAGGTAACAAGTGCTCCGGGCAGTGTGACGCAGGTGAGGGAATGTACGACAAGATTTATGCGTATTGCCAAAATTCGCGGGATTGCTACGGTGCTTGTCGGGCATGTCACTAAAGAAGGCGCGATCGCTGGCCCGCGGCTGCTTGAGCATATGGTTGACTGCGTACTTTATTTTGAAGGAGAACGTCATCATACGTATCGATTGCTCCGGGCTGTGAAGAATCGTTTCGGTTCCACGAATGAGATTGGCATATTTGAAATGGGTGAGATCGGACTGACAGAGGTGGATAATCCCTCGGAGCTATTCTTGTCCGAACGTCCTTTGGGAGTGGCTGGATCAACGGTTGTAGCCAGTATGGAGGGTACGCGCCCGATACTCGTAGAGCTGCAGGCCCTTGTTGCTTCCACACACTTTCCTTCACCTCGGCGGATGTGTACGGGCATGGACCACCAACGTATGGCACTTATTATTGCCGTGCTTGAGAAACGCATGGGAATGTTCCTTCAGAACCAGGATGCATATGTCAATGTAGCCGGCGGGGTGAAGCTGGATGAGCCTGCCATCGATTTGGCAGTTGCCATTAGTATCGCTTCCAGCTTTCGCGATATTCCGACGAAGCCATTCGATGTTTTTTTCGGTGAAGTAGGGCTAACCGGTGAGGTTCGAGGAGTCTCGCGCGCGGAAATGCGTGTGAAAGAGGCTGCAAAGCTTGGCTTCCGGCGGGTGATCATGCCCGAGAAAAGCTTGAAAGGCTGGAAGCACCCAAAGGATATACAGATTATTGGTGTCAGCACTGTAGCAGATGCACTATCGGTCGCGTTAGATTAG
- a CDS encoding CtsR family transcriptional regulator: MRNISDIIEQYLKNILHESPEGTVEIQRNDLADQFSCVPSQINYVISTRFTLEKGYLVQSKRGGGGYIRIQRFELPQNVALYAHLNHTIGSEIDQSAAEGLIYQLEEACFLSEREACLLRAAVSRDCLTIKLPYRDEVRAKLMKAMIISLLGK, translated from the coding sequence ATGCGTAATATCTCCGATATTATCGAACAATATCTGAAGAATATTTTGCATGAAAGTCCTGAAGGTACGGTGGAAATCCAGCGTAATGATCTGGCGGACCAGTTCTCCTGCGTACCGTCACAGATCAATTATGTTATTAGTACGCGCTTCACTTTGGAAAAAGGCTACCTGGTGCAGAGTAAACGCGGCGGCGGTGGTTATATTCGGATACAACGCTTTGAGCTTCCTCAGAATGTGGCGTTGTATGCGCATCTTAATCACACGATAGGCAGTGAAATTGACCAAAGTGCTGCAGAGGGGCTGATTTATCAGCTGGAGGAAGCCTGTTTTCTAAGCGAACGGGAAGCGTGTCTCTTACGTGCCGCCGTTTCCCGGGATTGCCTGACCATCAAGCTTCCGTACCGGGATGAGGTTCGTGCCAAACTTATGAAGGCGATGATCATTTCGTTATTGGGTAAATAA
- the clpC gene encoding ATP-dependent protease ATP-binding subunit ClpC, producing the protein MMFGRFTERAQKVLALAQEEAVRLGHNNIGTEHILLGLIREGDGIAAKALIGLGLGLEKIQDEVEQLIGRGQEQPTNIAYTPRAKKVIELSMDEARKLGHTYVGTEHILLGLIREGEGVAARVLNNLGISLNKARQQVLQLLGSNDSVSSHSGAPVNVSTPTLDGLARDLTAYAKEGHLDPVIGRSKEIERVIQVLSRRTKNNPVLIGEPGVGKTAIAEGLAQKIVNNEIPETLRDKRVMTLDMGSVVAGTKYRGEFEDRLKKIMDEIRQAGNIVLFIDELHTLIGAGGAEGAIDASNILKPALARGELQCIGATTLDEYRKYIEKDAALERRFQPIRVDQPSPEEAVQILFGLRDRYEAHHRVKITDEAIVQAVKLSDRYIPDRFLPDKAIDLIDEAGSKVRLNSYTIPPNLKELEMRLDDIRKEKDSAVQSQEFEKAAALRDTEQKIREELDTTKNQWKEKQGRTDSEVTPEDIAQIVASWTGIPVSQLKEEETDRLLNMESLLHQRVIGQDEAVKAVSRALRRARAGLKDPKRPMGSFIFLGPTGVGKTELARALAEAMFGDENAVIRIDMSEYMEKHSTSRLVGAPPGYVGYEEGGQLTEKVRRKPYSVVLLDEIEKAHPEVFNILLQVLEDGRLTDSKGRVVDFRNTLIILTSNVGAQAIRKNSTLGFTAVQDAGADYGNMKGKVMEELKKSFRPEFLNRIDEIIVFHSLDEKHIAEIVTLMSEELRKRLKEFDVDFYLTDQAKAFLAKEGYDPAFGARPLRRAIQKHIEDRLSEELLKGNIQKGDSLNIDEVNGELVVTKIEAVTQEAEVQAEKE; encoded by the coding sequence ATGATGTTTGGAAGATTTACGGAACGGGCACAAAAGGTGCTGGCGCTGGCGCAGGAAGAAGCCGTACGTTTGGGACATAACAATATCGGCACAGAACATATTTTGCTCGGTTTAATTCGTGAAGGAGACGGCATTGCTGCAAAGGCATTGATTGGTCTGGGTCTTGGTCTTGAAAAAATTCAAGATGAAGTAGAGCAATTGATCGGCAGAGGCCAGGAACAACCTACGAACATTGCTTATACTCCACGTGCCAAAAAAGTTATTGAGCTGTCCATGGACGAAGCCCGCAAGTTGGGACATACGTATGTAGGTACAGAGCATATTTTACTCGGACTTATCCGTGAAGGAGAAGGCGTAGCTGCCCGCGTTCTGAATAACCTTGGAATCAGCTTGAATAAAGCCCGTCAACAGGTTCTGCAGCTTCTGGGCAGTAACGATTCCGTATCTAGCCACAGTGGGGCGCCTGTCAACGTTAGCACACCAACGCTGGATGGTCTGGCGAGAGATCTAACGGCTTATGCCAAAGAGGGCCATCTAGACCCTGTTATAGGCCGCAGCAAGGAAATTGAACGTGTTATTCAGGTCCTCAGCCGACGTACCAAGAATAACCCAGTGTTAATTGGCGAACCTGGTGTTGGTAAAACAGCTATTGCTGAAGGATTGGCGCAAAAGATTGTTAATAACGAAATACCGGAAACACTGCGTGATAAACGTGTCATGACGCTGGATATGGGTTCAGTGGTGGCAGGTACGAAATACCGCGGTGAATTTGAAGACCGTCTCAAGAAAATTATGGATGAAATCCGTCAAGCGGGCAACATTGTACTCTTTATTGACGAGCTGCATACCCTAATCGGTGCTGGTGGCGCAGAAGGTGCAATTGATGCCTCCAATATCCTTAAGCCAGCTTTGGCTCGTGGAGAATTGCAATGCATAGGCGCGACAACTTTGGATGAATACCGTAAATATATCGAAAAAGATGCTGCATTGGAACGTCGCTTCCAACCGATTCGTGTCGATCAGCCTTCACCAGAGGAAGCGGTACAAATACTGTTCGGATTGCGTGACCGTTACGAAGCCCATCACCGGGTTAAAATTACAGATGAAGCTATTGTGCAAGCTGTGAAGCTGTCCGATCGTTATATCCCAGATCGTTTTCTGCCGGATAAAGCGATTGATTTGATCGATGAAGCGGGCTCCAAGGTAAGACTGAACTCCTATACGATTCCACCGAATCTTAAGGAATTGGAAATGCGTCTGGATGATATCCGCAAGGAGAAGGACTCTGCTGTACAAAGCCAGGAGTTCGAGAAAGCAGCTGCCCTTCGTGATACGGAACAAAAAATCCGTGAAGAGCTGGATACCACTAAGAACCAATGGAAAGAAAAACAAGGTCGTACGGATTCCGAAGTGACACCGGAAGATATCGCACAGATCGTGGCTAGTTGGACGGGCATTCCAGTAAGCCAGTTGAAGGAAGAAGAGACGGACCGCCTGCTTAATATGGAGTCTTTGCTGCATCAACGTGTTATTGGTCAAGATGAAGCTGTCAAAGCAGTAAGCCGGGCACTTCGCCGAGCACGTGCAGGACTTAAGGATCCGAAACGTCCTATGGGTTCCTTTATCTTCCTCGGACCTACAGGTGTTGGTAAAACTGAATTGGCTCGCGCACTCGCAGAGGCCATGTTCGGTGATGAGAATGCCGTTATTCGTATCGATATGTCAGAATACATGGAGAAACACTCTACCTCACGTCTGGTTGGAGCGCCTCCAGGGTATGTTGGATATGAAGAAGGCGGACAGTTAACTGAGAAAGTTCGTCGTAAACCTTACTCCGTTGTACTGCTCGATGAAATTGAGAAGGCTCACCCGGAAGTATTTAATATTCTCCTGCAAGTACTTGAGGACGGTCGTCTGACCGATTCCAAGGGACGGGTTGTTGATTTCCGGAATACACTCATCATCCTAACCTCTAACGTGGGAGCGCAAGCTATCCGCAAAAACTCGACACTTGGCTTTACGGCAGTACAAGATGCGGGCGCGGATTACGGTAACATGAAGGGCAAAGTAATGGAAGAACTGAAGAAGAGCTTCCGTCCCGAATTCCTTAACCGTATCGATGAGATTATCGTCTTCCACTCCTTGGATGAGAAACATATTGCCGAAATCGTTACTCTTATGTCTGAAGAGCTGCGCAAGCGTCTGAAGGAATTTGATGTTGACTTCTATCTCACGGATCAAGCAAAGGCCTTCCTCGCCAAAGAAGGTTATGATCCTGCTTTTGGTGCCCGGCCTCTACGCCGCGCTATTCAGAAGCACATTGAGGATAGACTTTCCGAAGAGCTGCTAAAGGGTAACATTCAAAAAGGTGACTCACTTAACATTGATGAAGTCAATGGTGAGCTTGTAGTCACGAAGATTGAAGCTGTAACTCAAGAAGCTGAAGTGCAAGCAGAAAAGGAATAA
- the ispD gene encoding 2-C-methyl-D-erythritol 4-phosphate cytidylyltransferase, whose translation MSNSVGVVIVAAGRGTRMGTAESKQFLLLQDKPIVVHTLEIFQQHELISEIVLVTGEEDIDRCKEWIADYKLDKVIAVIAGGTERQHSVYKGLLQLGTQWVMVHDGVRPFVQPEQIETCFRRAEQVGSSVLAVPVKDTIKQVDGAGRVVSTPDRRSLWAIQTPQTFRLSELKVAYELAEREGYVGTDDASLAERAGISVSVVEGSYSNIKITTPEDLDFAEYTRRSRGDGQS comes from the coding sequence ATGTCAAACAGTGTTGGCGTCGTCATTGTGGCGGCAGGCAGAGGAACACGTATGGGGACGGCGGAGAGCAAGCAGTTTTTGCTGCTGCAGGACAAGCCGATTGTCGTTCATACGCTTGAAATATTTCAGCAGCATGAGCTGATCTCCGAGATCGTACTGGTTACCGGTGAAGAGGATATAGATCGCTGCAAGGAATGGATCGCAGACTATAAGTTGGACAAGGTAATCGCTGTTATAGCAGGGGGTACCGAACGGCAGCATTCCGTTTATAAGGGGCTGCTGCAACTTGGAACCCAGTGGGTAATGGTCCATGACGGGGTTCGCCCCTTTGTTCAACCCGAACAAATCGAAACCTGTTTCAGGCGTGCCGAGCAGGTTGGGTCATCTGTGCTGGCTGTACCCGTAAAAGATACTATTAAGCAGGTGGACGGCGCGGGCAGAGTAGTGTCAACGCCGGATCGGCGAAGTCTGTGGGCGATTCAAACCCCGCAGACTTTTCGTCTTTCTGAATTAAAAGTCGCCTATGAATTAGCAGAACGGGAAGGTTATGTCGGAACAGACGACGCAAGCTTAGCAGAACGGGCGGGGATCTCAGTTTCTGTAGTGGAGGGAAGCTACAGTAACATTAAGATAACTACTCCGGAGGATTTAGACTTTGCGGAATATACTAGAAGATCAAGAGGAGATGGACAATCATGA
- a CDS encoding GNAT family N-acetyltransferase, with amino-acid sequence MKIRQLLPEEFESSIRLSEYAFQYTLSEKAREKAQKRFKPERVWGIFNEGELSAKLTLLPLQVFVQGRVIPMGGIAGVATWPENRRQGLVAKLLTHALEKMNDSGQLLSFLHPFYVPFYRKFGWEIYCEYKKYTIPVAKFPLKTEIEGKVKRDVNDINVMSILYTEFASKYNGTLDRSQDWWENAIVNEEGHDAVFYSTLGKPEGYVLYKIENKELIIDEFIYLNEQARRGLWSFLCNHDSMISQALLKLVPADDCLPYLLPDPRIPQENFPYFMARIVNAKAFVEGYSFAEGVQGKATLCIKDDYAPWNAGLWEWNVSGEGQSSLVRSEGDSSQADLICDIGAFTVLLLGYKRPEEMYRFGALTGDPSAVSWLEKAVPRAQTALLDYF; translated from the coding sequence TTGAAGATCAGGCAGTTGCTTCCCGAGGAATTTGAATCCAGTATCAGGTTGTCTGAGTATGCTTTTCAGTACACTCTTTCAGAGAAGGCTAGAGAAAAGGCGCAGAAAAGATTCAAACCCGAGCGGGTATGGGGTATTTTTAATGAGGGAGAGCTAAGTGCTAAGTTGACATTACTGCCTCTGCAAGTATTCGTACAAGGGAGAGTCATTCCAATGGGTGGTATTGCAGGTGTGGCGACCTGGCCCGAGAACCGTAGACAAGGTCTTGTGGCTAAGTTGCTTACGCATGCGCTTGAAAAGATGAATGATTCTGGACAACTGTTATCCTTCTTACATCCGTTCTACGTACCCTTCTATCGTAAGTTTGGTTGGGAAATCTACTGTGAATATAAGAAATACACTATTCCTGTTGCAAAATTTCCGCTGAAGACCGAGATTGAAGGCAAAGTAAAGCGTGATGTGAATGATATTAATGTAATGAGTATTTTATATACTGAATTTGCCTCCAAGTATAACGGGACATTGGACCGTAGCCAGGACTGGTGGGAGAATGCAATTGTGAATGAGGAAGGCCATGATGCGGTTTTTTACTCAACGTTAGGTAAGCCAGAAGGTTATGTGCTGTATAAAATAGAGAACAAAGAGCTGATTATTGATGAGTTCATCTATTTAAATGAGCAAGCCCGCCGAGGATTGTGGAGCTTTCTATGCAATCATGACTCCATGATTTCTCAGGCTTTGCTGAAGTTGGTTCCGGCTGACGATTGCCTTCCCTACTTACTTCCTGATCCGCGCATTCCTCAAGAGAATTTTCCTTACTTTATGGCGAGAATTGTGAATGCTAAAGCATTTGTGGAAGGATATTCTTTTGCTGAAGGAGTTCAGGGTAAGGCTACACTTTGTATTAAGGATGATTATGCTCCGTGGAATGCCGGATTGTGGGAGTGGAATGTGTCAGGTGAAGGTCAATCGTCCCTGGTGCGTTCTGAGGGTGATTCTTCCCAAGCGGATTTGATCTGTGATATTGGAGCATTTACGGTTCTTTTGCTTGGCTATAAACGCCCAGAGGAGATGTACCGTTTTGGAGCTTTGACGGGTGACCCTTCTGCGGTATCCTGGTTGGAAAAGGCTGTTCCGCGGGCACAAACCGCTTTATTGGACTATTTTTAA
- a CDS encoding protein arginine kinase, producing the protein MPSLRFTEQALSDFMRSGGGSHSEIVISSRVRIARNLQHIPFPLLASLKQSEEVLEQLTPVFGGEEATEYGSFQLVKLVDLEDLDKKVLVEKHLISPSLVNESKGGAVMLNEDESVSIMINEEDHLRIQCLFPGFQVQEAWERATAIDDIFEETVNYAFDDKRGYLTSCPTNVGTGLRASVMMHLPALVMSHQINRILSAVNQVGLTVRGIYGEGSEAVGNIFQISNQITLGQSEIEIIDNLQSVVMQIIEHERNARERLLADSALRITDRVMRSYGILSYAAVLELKESAQRLSDIRLGVDLGILQGPSVSIMNELNVKTQPGFLEKMFGDEMSTTERDMYRAKLLRETLGTKN; encoded by the coding sequence ATGCCAAGTCTTCGGTTCACCGAACAAGCACTCAGCGACTTTATGCGCAGTGGCGGCGGAAGCCATTCCGAGATTGTCATTAGCAGCCGTGTTCGGATCGCCCGCAATTTGCAGCACATTCCTTTTCCACTGCTGGCTTCATTAAAGCAATCAGAAGAGGTACTGGAGCAGCTTACTCCCGTATTTGGCGGAGAAGAGGCGACGGAATACGGTTCTTTTCAGTTGGTGAAACTTGTTGATTTAGAGGATCTGGATAAAAAGGTATTGGTGGAGAAGCATCTCATCAGCCCTAGTCTGGTCAATGAATCAAAGGGTGGGGCCGTCATGCTGAATGAAGATGAGTCCGTCAGTATTATGATTAACGAAGAGGACCATCTTCGCATACAATGTTTGTTTCCGGGCTTTCAGGTTCAAGAGGCCTGGGAACGTGCAACAGCTATCGACGATATTTTTGAAGAAACTGTTAATTATGCTTTTGATGATAAAAGAGGTTATCTAACCAGTTGTCCCACGAATGTAGGAACAGGACTTAGGGCTTCGGTTATGATGCATCTACCTGCTTTGGTAATGAGCCACCAGATCAATCGTATCCTGTCTGCGGTTAACCAAGTGGGCTTAACGGTAAGAGGGATTTACGGAGAGGGCAGTGAGGCGGTCGGGAATATTTTTCAGATTTCCAACCAGATCACACTGGGCCAGTCCGAAATCGAAATTATAGACAATCTTCAAAGTGTAGTTATGCAAATTATAGAACATGAACGAAATGCACGTGAACGTCTGCTTGCCGATTCCGCGCTGCGAATAACTGATCGAGTAATGCGCTCCTACGGTATTTTATCGTATGCAGCTGTACTTGAGCTCAAGGAATCGGCACAGCGATTGTCTGATATACGGTTAGGAGTTGACCTGGGTATACTTCAAGGCCCTTCAGTTTCAATAATGAATGAGCTGAACGTGAAGACGCAGCCAGGATTTCTGGAGAAGATGTTCGGCGATGAAATGAGCACTACCGAAAGAGATATGTACCGGGCGAAGCTGCTCAGGGAAACTTTGGGAACCAAAAATTAA